One genomic window of Bacillus mycoides includes the following:
- a CDS encoding DNA-directed RNA polymerase subunit alpha: MIEIEKPKIETVELNEDAKYGKFVIEPLERGYGTTLGNSLRRILLSSLPGAAVTAIQIDGVLHEFSTVEGVVEDVTTMILNLKKLALKIYSEEEKTLEIDVQGEGIVTAADITHDSDVEILNPDLHIATLAKNAHFRMRLTAKRGRGYTPADANKSEDQPIGVIPIDSIYTPVSRVTYQVEKTRVGQVANYDKLTLDVWTDGSIGPKEAISLGAKILTEHLNIFVGLTDEAQNAEIMVEKEEDQKEKVLEMTIEELDLSVRSYNCLKRAGINTVQELANKTEEDMMKVRNLGRKSLEEVKHKLEELGLGLRKDD, encoded by the coding sequence ATGATTGAAATCGAAAAACCGAAAATCGAAACGGTTGAACTTAACGAAGATGCTAAGTATGGCAAATTCGTGATTGAACCGCTTGAGCGTGGATATGGTACTACTTTGGGTAACTCCTTACGTCGTATTCTTTTATCCTCACTCCCTGGTGCCGCTGTAACTGCTATCCAAATCGATGGCGTTTTACACGAATTTTCAACAGTAGAGGGCGTAGTAGAAGATGTTACTACGATGATCTTAAACTTGAAAAAGTTAGCTCTTAAAATCTACTCTGAAGAAGAGAAGACGTTGGAAATCGATGTACAGGGCGAAGGTATTGTCACAGCTGCTGATATTACTCACGATAGTGATGTTGAAATCTTAAATCCAGATTTACACATTGCGACGTTAGCAAAAAATGCGCATTTCCGCATGCGTTTAACTGCAAAGCGTGGCCGTGGGTATACGCCAGCTGATGCAAATAAAAGCGAAGATCAACCAATAGGAGTAATTCCTATTGATTCTATTTATACTCCAGTATCACGTGTGACTTACCAAGTGGAAAAGACACGTGTCGGACAAGTGGCTAATTATGATAAGCTTACGCTTGATGTATGGACGGATGGAAGCATCGGGCCAAAAGAAGCTATCTCTTTAGGTGCCAAAATCTTAACTGAGCATTTAAATATCTTTGTTGGTTTAACTGACGAAGCACAAAATGCTGAGATTATGGTCGAGAAGGAAGAAGATCAAAAAGAAAAAGTTCTTGAGATGACTATCGAAGAACTAGATCTTTCTGTTCGTTCTTATAATTGCCTAAAACGTGCAGGAATTAATACTGTACAAGAGCTTGCGAACAAAACAGAAGAAGATATGATGAAAGTTCGTAACTTAGGACGTAAATCCTTAGAAGAAGTTAAACATAAACTTGAGGAATTAGGTTTAGGTTTACGTAAAGACGACTGA
- the rplQ gene encoding 50S ribosomal protein L17, with protein sequence MAYRKLGRTSAQRKAMLRDLATDLIINERIQTTETRAKELRSVVEKMITLGKRGDLHARRQAAAFIRNEVANAETGQDALQKLFADVAPRYAERQGGYTRIAKIGPRRGDAAPMVIIELV encoded by the coding sequence ATGGCATACAGAAAATTAGGCCGTACAAGTGCGCAACGTAAAGCTATGTTACGTGATTTAGCTACTGATTTAATTATCAACGAGCGCATCCAAACGACAGAAACTCGTGCAAAAGAACTTCGTTCTGTAGTGGAAAAAATGATCACTTTAGGTAAACGCGGAGATCTTCATGCTCGTCGTCAAGCAGCAGCTTTCATCCGTAATGAGGTTGCTAACGCTGAGACTGGTCAAGATGCACTTCAAAAATTATTCGCTGATGTAGCTCCACGCTATGCTGAGCGCCAAGGCGGATACACTCGTATTGCAAAAATTGGTCCACGTCGCGGAGACGCAGCACCAATGGTAATTATCGAGCTAGTATAA
- a CDS encoding energy-coupling factor ABC transporter ATP-binding protein, translating into MKKEKLRTENISFQYPGAASYALKDVSFSLYEGEWVSVIGQNGSGKSTLAKLLNGLFLPESGTITVNDTMVLSEETVWDVRKQIGMVFQNPDNQFVGTTVQDDVVFGLENIGMPRELMIERLEQALQLVRMEDFLNEEPHSLSGGQKQRVAIAGVLALQPSILILDEATSMLDPQGRREVIETVRKLVNQKGITVLSITHDLEEAAQSDRIIILNKGEILEEGTPTQIFKSSHMLQEIGLDVPFSVKIAELLKRNEILLQNTHLTMESLVNELWRLHSKK; encoded by the coding sequence TTGAAAAAAGAGAAACTTCGGACAGAAAATATATCATTTCAATATCCTGGGGCAGCCTCTTATGCATTAAAAGATGTTTCATTTTCCTTATATGAAGGAGAATGGGTATCTGTCATTGGACAAAACGGTTCAGGGAAGTCTACACTTGCAAAGTTATTGAATGGTTTGTTTTTGCCGGAATCAGGGACAATTACTGTAAATGATACAATGGTTTTATCTGAGGAAACAGTATGGGATGTTCGAAAGCAAATTGGGATGGTATTTCAAAATCCGGATAATCAATTTGTTGGAACAACGGTACAAGATGACGTTGTATTTGGCTTAGAGAATATCGGAATGCCAAGAGAGCTGATGATAGAAAGACTAGAGCAGGCTCTGCAACTTGTTCGTATGGAAGATTTCCTAAATGAAGAACCTCATTCGTTATCTGGCGGACAAAAGCAGAGGGTGGCAATAGCAGGTGTTTTAGCACTTCAGCCATCTATTTTAATACTAGATGAAGCAACTTCAATGTTAGACCCTCAAGGTAGACGTGAAGTAATAGAAACAGTTAGAAAACTTGTTAATCAAAAGGGTATCACTGTGTTATCAATTACACATGATTTAGAAGAAGCTGCACAGTCAGACCGTATTATTATTTTAAATAAGGGAGAAATATTAGAGGAAGGGACACCAACGCAAATTTTTAAATCCTCTCATATGCTCCAAGAAATTGGATTAGATGTACCTTTTTCGGTGAAAATAGCAGAATTATTAAAAAGAAATGAAATTCTCTTACAAAATACGCATCTTACAATGGAAAGCTTGGTGAACGAACTTTGGAGATTACATTCCAAAAAGTAG
- a CDS encoding energy-coupling factor ABC transporter ATP-binding protein: MEITFQKVEHRYQYKTPFERRALYDVDVSFPSGGYYAIIGHTGSGKSTMIQHLNGLLQPTNGTVQIGEHLISAGKKEKKLKPLRKKVGVVFQFPEHQLFEETVEKDICFGPTNFGVSEEEAKQKAKDAIQLVGLDIELLARSPFELSGGQMRRVAIAGVLAMEPEVLVLDEPTAGLDPKGQHELMEMFYNLHKEQGLTVILVTHNMEDAAKYADQIVVMHKGTVFLQGRAEEVFSHADELEQIGVDLPMSLKYKRAIEEKFGISISKATLSLEDLTHEVVQVLRKGGHESCSS, encoded by the coding sequence TTGGAGATTACATTCCAAAAAGTAGAACATCGTTATCAATATAAAACTCCATTTGAAAGACGCGCACTTTATGATGTAGACGTGTCGTTTCCAAGTGGGGGCTATTATGCCATTATCGGTCATACTGGTTCAGGCAAGTCAACGATGATTCAACATTTAAATGGTTTATTGCAGCCGACAAATGGTACGGTTCAAATTGGTGAACATTTAATTTCAGCAGGAAAGAAAGAGAAGAAACTTAAGCCGCTACGAAAAAAAGTAGGGGTTGTCTTTCAGTTTCCAGAACATCAACTATTTGAAGAAACAGTTGAAAAGGACATTTGTTTTGGGCCCACTAATTTTGGTGTATCTGAAGAAGAGGCAAAACAAAAGGCGAAAGATGCAATCCAGCTTGTTGGATTGGACATAGAGTTATTAGCGCGTTCTCCGTTTGAATTAAGTGGTGGGCAAATGAGGCGTGTTGCAATAGCGGGCGTACTTGCGATGGAACCCGAAGTGCTTGTATTAGATGAACCTACAGCAGGGCTTGATCCGAAAGGACAGCACGAGCTTATGGAGATGTTTTACAATTTGCATAAGGAACAGGGGCTTACAGTCATTCTTGTTACCCATAATATGGAGGATGCCGCTAAGTATGCAGATCAAATAGTGGTCATGCATAAAGGAACGGTCTTTTTGCAAGGAAGAGCAGAGGAAGTATTTTCACATGCTGATGAATTAGAACAAATCGGTGTGGATCTTCCAATGTCTTTAAAGTATAAACGTGCAATTGAAGAGAAGTTTGGTATTTCAATTTCGAAAGCTACCTTATCTTTAGAGGATCTTACTCATGAAGTTGTACAGGTGTTACGAAAAGGTGGTCATGAATCATGCAGCAGTTGA
- a CDS encoding energy-coupling factor transporter transmembrane component T family protein has product MQQLIIGRYIPGQSLIHQLDPRTKLLIVFLYVFVVFLANNAISYGFLFLYALIALFFAKVPIRYVLSGLKPILWIFLFTFFLHIFTNKEGEVLFQLGWFSIHEKGLEQGIYISIRFFVIILMTTLLTLTTTPIEITDGLETLLKPLKRMKVPVHEIALMMSISLRFIPTLMDETSKIMKAQASRGIDFAGGPIKDRMKAIISLLVPLFISAFKRAEDLAIAMEARGYQSGEGRTKFRQLRWKISDTVTIVSLLCLACILAWVRS; this is encoded by the coding sequence ATGCAGCAGTTGATTATTGGGAGATACATTCCAGGTCAGTCACTCATTCATCAACTTGATCCTCGTACGAAGCTGTTGATTGTCTTTTTATATGTATTTGTTGTTTTCTTAGCAAATAATGCGATTTCATATGGATTTTTATTTTTATATGCACTCATTGCTTTATTTTTTGCAAAAGTGCCGATTCGTTATGTACTTTCGGGCTTAAAACCAATTTTATGGATTTTTCTTTTTACATTTTTCCTGCATATTTTTACAAATAAAGAAGGGGAAGTACTATTCCAGCTTGGTTGGTTTTCGATACATGAAAAAGGATTAGAGCAAGGAATCTACATTTCTATACGATTTTTCGTTATTATTTTAATGACGACATTATTAACGTTAACAACGACACCGATTGAGATTACAGACGGTTTAGAGACGTTATTAAAGCCGTTGAAGCGTATGAAAGTTCCTGTTCATGAAATCGCATTAATGATGTCAATTTCTCTTCGATTTATCCCCACATTAATGGATGAAACGAGTAAAATCATGAAAGCGCAGGCGTCACGTGGTATCGATTTTGCTGGGGGACCGATAAAAGATAGGATGAAAGCTATTATCTCACTACTCGTTCCACTATTTATCAGTGCTTTTAAGCGTGCAGAGGACTTAGCGATTGCGATGGAAGCTCGTGGATATCAAAGTGGCGAAGGACGTACTAAATTTAGGCAACTACGCTGGAAAATAAGTGATACAGTAACAATTGTAAGCTTACTTTGTTTAGCTTGTATTTTGGCATGGGTGCGGTCGTAA
- the truA gene encoding tRNA pseudouridine(38-40) synthase TruA → MERIKCTVAYDGIHFCGYQIQPQHRTVQQEIEKALQKLHKGELVRVQASGRTDSTVHAKGQVIHFDTPLSLEEWQWSNALNTMLPDDIIIRQVEKKTEEFHARYGVEKKEYRYRVLLSKTADVFRRNYVYQYPYPLEIDSIRKAIPYFIGTHDFTSFCSAKTDKKDKVRTIYEIELIEQDDELIFRFVGNGFLYNMVRIIVGTLLNIGQGKLDPDSIPEILAKQNRQFAGKMAPGHGLYLWQVNYNN, encoded by the coding sequence ATGGAAAGAATAAAATGTACAGTTGCATATGATGGCATTCATTTTTGTGGTTACCAAATTCAACCACAGCATCGTACTGTTCAACAAGAAATAGAGAAAGCATTGCAGAAGTTACATAAAGGAGAACTTGTTCGTGTGCAGGCATCAGGCAGAACGGATTCTACCGTTCACGCCAAAGGGCAAGTGATACACTTTGATACACCTTTGTCTCTTGAAGAGTGGCAATGGAGTAATGCTTTAAATACAATGTTGCCAGATGATATTATTATCAGGCAGGTAGAGAAGAAAACAGAAGAATTTCATGCACGTTACGGTGTCGAGAAAAAAGAATATCGCTATCGTGTATTATTATCAAAGACTGCGGATGTATTCCGTAGAAATTATGTATATCAATATCCATATCCGCTCGAAATAGATTCTATAAGAAAAGCGATTCCTTATTTTATTGGAACGCATGACTTTACTTCTTTTTGTTCGGCAAAAACTGACAAAAAAGATAAAGTGCGAACAATTTATGAAATCGAATTAATTGAGCAAGACGATGAATTAATTTTTCGTTTTGTAGGTAATGGATTTTTATATAATATGGTCAGAATTATTGTTGGTACGTTACTTAACATAGGGCAAGGAAAGCTTGATCCTGATAGCATTCCAGAGATTTTAGCGAAACAAAATCGCCAGTTTGCTGGAAAGATGGCTCCAGGTCATGGACTTTACTTATGGCAGGTAAACTATAACAACTAA
- the rplM gene encoding 50S ribosomal protein L13, with the protein MRTTFMAKANEVERKWYVVDAEGQTLGRLSTEVASILRGKNKPTFTPHVDTGDHVIIINAEKIHLTGNKLNDKIYYRHTNHPGGLKQRTALEMRTNYPVQMLELAIKGMLPKGRLGRQVSKKLNVYAGAEHPHQAQKPEVYELRG; encoded by the coding sequence ATGCGTACGACTTTTATGGCAAAAGCTAACGAAGTTGAGCGTAAATGGTATGTGGTTGATGCTGAAGGTCAAACTTTAGGTCGCCTATCTACTGAAGTAGCATCCATTTTACGTGGTAAAAACAAACCTACATTTACACCACACGTTGACACGGGTGATCATGTAATTATTATTAACGCTGAGAAAATTCATTTAACAGGTAATAAATTAAACGATAAAATTTACTACCGTCACACTAACCACCCAGGTGGACTTAAGCAAAGAACAGCTCTAGAAATGCGTACAAACTACCCTGTACAAATGTTAGAGCTTGCAATTAAAGGGATGCTTCCAAAAGGACGTTTAGGACGTCAAGTATCTAAGAAATTAAACGTGTATGCTGGAGCAGAGCATCCACACCAAGCACAAAAACCAGAAGTTTACGAACTTCGCGGATAA
- the rpsI gene encoding 30S ribosomal protein S9 produces MAQVQYYGTGRRKSSVARVRLVPGEGRVIINGRDFENYIPFAALREVVKQPLVATETLGNYDVLVNVNGGGYTGQAGAIRHGISRALLKADPEYRLTLKRAGLLTRDARMKERKKYGLKGARRAPQFSKR; encoded by the coding sequence TTGGCACAGGTTCAATACTATGGCACTGGACGTCGTAAGAGTTCAGTAGCGCGCGTACGCCTAGTTCCAGGCGAAGGACGCGTTATCATTAACGGTCGTGATTTTGAAAACTATATCCCATTTGCTGCATTACGTGAAGTAGTGAAACAACCTCTAGTTGCAACAGAAACTTTAGGTAACTACGATGTACTTGTAAACGTAAATGGTGGTGGATACACTGGTCAAGCTGGTGCTATTCGTCACGGTATTTCTCGCGCTTTATTAAAAGCTGATCCAGAATACCGTCTAACACTAAAACGTGCAGGTCTATTAACTCGTGACGCACGTATGAAAGAGCGTAAAAAATACGGTCTTAAAGGCGCACGTCGTGCACCTCAGTTCTCAAAACGTTAA